In one window of Fulvia fulva chromosome 5, complete sequence DNA:
- a CDS encoding Mitochondrial phosphate carrier protein 2 translates to METPKQSAATPDAAKKIELFSGTYFAACTIGGIIACGPTHTAVTPLDLVKCRRQIDPKMYTGNFQAWGRIMRADGVRGICFGWAPTLVGYSFQGAGKYGAYEVFKYYYGEKLFPNTPKTIVYLGASATAEFIADIFLCPFEAIKVRMQTTLPPYANNLREGWSKVVAQEGYAGLYKGIYPLWARQIPYTMVKFTSFEATVAQIYKYLGKPKESFSTLQQTGVSFLGGYIAGIGCATVSHPADVMVSKLNADRKAGESVGKALSRIYGNIGFSGLWNGLPTRIVMIGTLTAFQWLIYDSFKVYLGLPTTGGH, encoded by the coding sequence ATGGAGACACCCAAGCAATCCGCGGCGACGCCAGACGCGGCGAAGAAGATTGAACTGTTCAGCGGGACATACTTCGCAGCATGCACCATAGGCGGCATCATCGCCTGTGGCCCTACCCACACAGCCGTCACGCCTCTCGACCTCGTGAAATGCCGACGACAGATCGACCCCAAGATGTACACCGGCAACTTCCAAGCATGGGGCAGGATCATGCGTGCCGACGGCGTGCGTGGTATCTGCTTCGGCTGGGCCCCGACCCTCGTCGGCTACTCCTTCCAAGGCGCCGGAAAGTACGGTGCCTACGAAGTCTTCAAGTACTACTACGGCGAGAAACTCTTCCCCAACACCCCCAAGACCATCGTCTACCTCGGCGCCAGCGCTACCGCCGAATTCATCGCCGACATCTTCCTCTGCCCCTTCGAAGCGATCAAGGTGCGCATGCAGACGACGCTCCCACCATACGCGAACAACCTGCGAGAAGGCTGGAGCAAGGTCGTGGCGCAGGAAGGCTACGCTGGACTGTATAAAGGCATCTACCCACTCTGGGCGAGGCAAATCCCATACACGATGGTCAAGTTCACGAGCTTCGAGGCGACTGTGGCCCAGATATACAAGTACCTAGGCAAGCCGAAGGAGAGCTTCAGCACATTGCAGCAGACGGGCGTTTCCTTCCTGGGGGGATACATTGCAGGTATTGGGTGTGCGACCGTGTCGCATCCTGCCGACGTTATGGTGTCGAAGCTGAATGCGGATCGAAAGGCGGGCGAGTCGGTGGGCAAGGCGTTGAGCAGGATTTATGGCAACATTGGCTTCTCTGGTCTTTGGAATGGACTGCCTACGAGGATCGTTATGATTGGAACGTTGACGGCCTTCCAGTGGCTTATCTATGATTCCTTCAAGGTTTACTTGGGTCTGCCAACGACTGGTGGTCACTAA
- a CDS encoding Notoamide biosynthesis transcriptional activator, with protein MEPNRLLLDSIEKAKRQAVPAACQFCRSKRTKCNGEQPCAACAKREIECIYVTKPEENETRQQAHKRKYEELSQAHQDLQSIYEILAHPKNEHRALDVFRRIRNGQMPHTILRELRQAELQRPVNVTREQQLRQNFLVLLAQSTASLEEVKAVAARVLSPQSSITLPTKNDCRSLLDSTISLGDVIDILCEVNPSMQREPFLDAIGAAPGASSSPMETDLDPKYWVPARPWTELMDSDSISQLVSVFFTLSNTSWRFVEPRLFLRDMRSGDVNARYCSPLLINAISSLASQYSETDVAFTQAGNLATRGERFHREAIRLWDLEEGKGSVTNMQALNIMHLDATLRGKEALAGTLLASAVSLRHSFLDAHNDHDVVGPEDTRTKRILAATTICMELIFHFTLLARSYSFTYASYDALNLDEVLPDTVIYWTAGDFRREPIPYHMNIQLRYRCRLATILKEVCQALLSHQSQPTPADFAQQTGNLATRLRQWYFDLPESLQYKKIMTWGLYELHAEYLSIMMTLHIKTSEILFAESNSTSNNDAIGNHNAGQLRDHLRQQALQYAGQAATVARDFRETYGLKINTPFIIHAMGLASFIFITDLQQKTRQCSADIQRAEHAPSVAELKPAFEECFRCMLSAGMQHMNPRAVVRMMYRAATALNITLPDSALQMLQIVNDNSWRPLYTDDSDATQGIDEILQGGQRRYIERGQYEMEDLLKMWEEMRLQDKSNLLSGEDEAAQSSGSAETP; from the exons ATGGAGCccaacagacttctgcttgATTCTATCGAGAAGGCGAA AAGACAGGCAGTGCCCGCGGCTTGCCAATTCTGTCGCTCAAAGCGAACCAAA TGTAACGGCGAACAGCCATGCGCGGCATGTGCGAAACGCGAGATCGAGTGTATATACGTCACAAAGCCAGAGGAGAACGAAACGCGACAGCAGGCCCACAAGCGTAAATATGAGGAACTTTCGCAAGCGCACCAGGACCTACAAAGCATATACGAGATTCTGGCCCATCCAAAGAACGAACACCGAGCACTGGACGTCTTCCGCAGAATACGTAACGGGCAAATGCCTCATACGATATTGAGGGAACTCCGGCAGGCAGAACTACAACGCCCAGTCAACGTGACACGTGAACAGCAGCTGCGGCAGAATTTCCTGGTTCTACTTGCGCAATCCACTGCGTCCTTGGAAGAAGTCAAAGCTGTGGCAGCACGGGTGCTTAGTCCCCAGTCATCAATCACACTTCCGACGAAGAACGATTGCAGATCACTGCTGGACAGCACCATCTCCCTTGGAGATGTCATAGATATCCTGTGCGAGGTTAACCCTTCCATGCAACGAGAACCATTTCTCGATGCTATCGGCGCGGCTCCCGGAGCTTCAAGCAGTCCCATGGAAACAGACCTCGATCCGAAGTACTGGGTGCCAGCGAGGCCGTGGACGGAACTGATGGACAGTGATTCGATATCGCAATTGGTCTCGGTCTTCTTCACGCTCTCGAACACGTCCTGGAGATTCGTTGAGCCACGCTTGTTTCTGCGCGACATGAGGAGCGGAGACGTGAATGCCCGATATTGCTCTCCCCTGCTTATAAATGCCATATCGTCACTTGCTTCG CAATACTCCGAAACTGATGTGGCATTCACCCAAGCCGGAAACCTTGCCACTCGTGGGGAACGTTTTCACCGAGAAGCGATACGGCTTTGGGACCTAGAGGAAGGGAAGGGCTCGGTCACAAACATGCAGGCCTTGAATATCATGCATTTGGA CGCTACGCTTCGTGGCAAAGAGGCTCTTGCCGGCACGCTTCTGGCTTCGGCAGTCAGTCTTCGACACTCCTTCTTGGACGCGCACAATGACCACGATGTCGTCGGACCAGAAGACACTCGCACCAAACGCATACTCGCGGCAACAACGATTTGCATGGAGCT TATCTTTCATTTCACGCTCCTTGCTCGATCGTACTCATTCACATATGCATCGTACGACGCACTTAACCTTGATGAGGTCTTGCCAGACACGGTCATCTACTGGACTGCTGGGGATTTCAGACGCGAGCCTATACC GTATCATATGAATATCCAGTTACGTTACCGATGTAGGCTTGCAACAATACTGAAGGAAGTATGCCAGGCCCTTTTATCTCACCAGTCGCAACCAACACCTGCAGATTTCGCACAACAGACGGGAAACCTTGCGACCCGCTTGCGCCAATGGTACTTTGATCTCCCAGAATCTCTCCAATACAAGAAAATCATGACATGGGGCCTATACGAATTGCA CGCTGAATATCTCAGCATCATGATGACCCTCCACATCAAAACATCTGAGATCCTGTTCGCCGAGTCAAACTCAACCAGCAACAACGACGCAATAGGCAACCACAACGCCGGCCAACTCCGAGACCACCTGCGCCAACAAGCCCTGCAATATGCTGGCCAAGCTGCCACTGTCGCTCGAGACTTTCGCGAGACTTACGGACTGAAGATCAACACGCCCTTCATCATACACGCCATGGGCTTAGCAAGCTTCATCTTCATCACGGATCTTCAACAAAAGACACGGCAATGCAGCGCCGATATCCAACGAGCCGAGCACGCTCCCTCCGTCGCGGAGCTCAAGCCGGCGTTTGAAGAGTGCTTCCGATGCATGCTCAGTGCTGGGATGCAGCACATGAATCCTCGCGCCGTGGTCAGGATGATGTACCGCGCTGCCACTGCTCTGAACATCACACTGCCGGACAGTGCGCTGCAGATGTTGCAGATTGTCAATGATAACTCGTGGAGGCCCTTGTACACGGATGATAGTGATGCTACGCAGGGCATTGACGAGATACTGCAGGGTGGGCAGCGGCGGTATATTGAGAGGGGTCAATATGAGATGGAGGACTTGCTGAAGATGTGGGAGGAGATGAGGCTGCAGGATAAGTCGAATTTGTTGAGCGGTGAGGATGAGGCAGCGCAGAGCAGTGGGAGTGCCGAAACGCCCTAG
- a CDS encoding Zinc-type alcohol dehydrogenase-like protein, with translation MAGTCKQWSVMGHDGTNSLHCGQVLVQDRTFHTIHGMATRTDIVVHYPFDLKPNVVPGSDGAGTVMAVGKHGLMAGSMTAKTARTGLGGSLDGTLHTHGVFDEQGLTAWNALFGMVGKSFSAGQWLLTCKVIATTSSNEKAELLKKLGADHVLNYRTSNDCGDIAKSLTGGEGVDLVIEAGGPTTLAQIVQSVKLDGTISIVGSVGGQSLFTARGVWVGSRTQMEDMCKLIAASPDSLKPVVDDKIFSLDQVKEAYAYLGSGQHIGKVCVQIV, from the exons ATGGCAGGCACCTGCAAGCAGTGGAGCGTGATGGGCCATGACGGCACAAATTCGCTTCATTGCGGCCAAGTGCTTGTTCAGGATAGGACATTCCACACCATTCATGGAATGGCAACCCGGACTGACATTGTAGTGCA CTATCCGTTCGATCTGAAGCCCAATGTTGTGCCTGGATCAGACGGCGCGGGCACAGTAATGGCAGTCGGAAAGCAT GGCTTGATGGCCGGCTCGATGACTGCAAAAACAGCCAGAACTGGACTCGGAGGCTCTTTGGATGGCACACTGCATACTCATGGCGTGTTTGATGAGCAGG GTTTGACGGCCTGGAATGCGTTGTTTGGAATGGTGGGAAAGTCATTCTCCGCTGGGCAATGGCTCTTGACGT GCAAGGTGATTGCCACAACCAGCTCGAACGAGAAAGCCGAGCTACTGAAGAAGCTGGGTGCTGACCACGTTCTCAACTACCGCACGAGCAACGACTGCGGTGACATTGCCAAGAGCTTGACGGGAGGAGAAGGCGTCGATCTCGTGATCGAAGCGGGTGGCCCTACTACTCTGGCGCAAATCGTTCAAAGTGTCAAGCTTGATGGCACGATCAGCATTGTAGGATCCGTGGGCGGGCAGA GTCTGTTCACTGCGCGTGGTGTATGGGTTGGTAGTCGTACTCAGATGGAAGACATGTGCAAATTGATCGCGGCGAGCCCGGACAGCCTGAAGCCAGTGGTCGACGACAAGATTTTCTCCTTGGACCAGGTGAAGGAAGCTTATGCATATCTTGGGTCGGGACAGCACATAGGCAAGGTATGCGTGCAGATTGTCTAG